The Candidatus Dormiibacterota bacterium genome window below encodes:
- the rfbD gene encoding dTDP-4-dehydrorhamnose reductase — MRVLITGAGGQLGHDLQAVLDDEEVDARDHRALDISNEAAVLAVVREIRPHWIINAAAFNDVDGAEIAEDEAFAVNARGPANLAGAAAAVDASLIHISTDYVFDGTKGRAYTEDDQPNPLSVYGRSKYQGERSVLESTASVCVLRTAWLYGVHGKNFVKAILERAKEGRPLDVVADQVGSPTTTRDLAEAINRLIRTPARGLFHVANAGACSRYEFAKAIVRGAVEVRPITSAQAARRALRPANSALTSLRWEATGLPPLRTWEAALSDFLDSHFA; from the coding sequence ATGCGGGTTCTCATCACCGGGGCCGGCGGGCAGCTCGGCCACGACCTCCAGGCAGTGCTCGACGACGAGGAAGTCGATGCTCGCGACCATCGGGCGCTGGACATCAGCAACGAGGCGGCCGTCCTGGCGGTGGTCAGGGAGATCCGTCCTCACTGGATCATCAACGCCGCGGCTTTCAACGACGTGGACGGCGCCGAGATCGCCGAGGATGAGGCCTTCGCCGTCAATGCCCGGGGCCCGGCTAACCTCGCCGGCGCAGCGGCGGCCGTCGACGCCAGTCTCATCCACATCAGCACGGACTACGTCTTCGACGGCACGAAGGGCCGGGCGTATACGGAAGACGACCAGCCGAATCCACTCAGCGTGTACGGCCGCTCGAAGTACCAGGGGGAGCGGTCGGTGCTGGAATCGACGGCATCGGTCTGCGTGCTGCGAACCGCCTGGTTATACGGAGTCCACGGCAAGAACTTCGTGAAGGCGATCCTGGAGCGCGCGAAAGAGGGGAGGCCGTTGGACGTGGTTGCGGACCAGGTGGGGAGTCCGACCACCACGCGTGACCTCGCCGAGGCGATCAACCGGCTGATCCGGACGCCCGCCCGCGGGCTGTTCCACGTCGCCAACGCCGGCGCTTGCAGTCGCTACGAGTTCGCGAAGGCGATCGTGCGCGGAGCCGTCGAGGTGCGTCCGATCACCAGTGCGCAGGCCGCCCGGCGGGCGCTCAGGCCAGCGAACTCTGCGCTGACGAGCCTGCGCTGGGAGGCGACGGGTTTGCCGCCATTGCGCACGTGGGAAGCCGCGCTAAGCGATTTCCTTGACAGCCACTTCGCCTGA
- a CDS encoding TMEM175 family protein gives MEDDEQSIDGRSEHDYDISRLMAFSDGVFAVAITLLVFTVPVPTITQNDALSRLPAALLQTAPPLLTFALSFFLVGFYWIRHHQLFRQVVSADVWLLWLNLVVLFLVCLLPFSSGVVGRYHNTVIGAEVYAFNLALIAIAFSALYMYASRAQQVQPLPPGMGTGFFSQGLLLPIVVVALVMVLAPLNLVAAYVTGVTLLALVSIYTAAVPRTVSSAPLKGSAGGRLRFPRGATWVTLKAGTAMPELFLAGFTGTKPNVRVIGNDVDLESRGFGPVTWRLRSAHIALNPSIAWQFEVQGGTFRLDADLRALQLTMVTLEGGAIKVDLALPRPSGTVPIRIRGGASEVSVRRPSGVAVRVIAHGGFRNVQVDGKSIEATDEKLIQPPDYVGAVDRYDLELADGTNRFVLAAEPS, from the coding sequence GTGGAGGACGACGAGCAGTCGATCGATGGCCGCAGCGAACACGACTATGACATCAGCCGGCTCATGGCTTTCAGCGATGGGGTCTTCGCTGTCGCCATTACGCTGCTTGTGTTCACCGTGCCGGTGCCGACGATCACGCAGAACGATGCCCTGTCACGACTGCCCGCCGCTCTTCTCCAGACCGCCCCGCCCCTCCTGACGTTCGCGCTTAGCTTCTTCCTCGTCGGTTTCTATTGGATTCGGCACCACCAGCTCTTCAGACAGGTGGTCAGCGCCGATGTGTGGCTGCTCTGGCTGAACCTGGTCGTCCTTTTCCTGGTCTGCCTGCTGCCCTTTTCGTCAGGCGTTGTGGGCCGGTACCACAACACCGTGATCGGAGCCGAGGTATACGCGTTCAATCTGGCCCTGATCGCGATCGCTTTCTCGGCGCTGTACATGTACGCGAGCCGTGCCCAACAGGTCCAACCGCTGCCGCCTGGAATGGGGACCGGGTTCTTCAGCCAGGGGCTTCTCTTGCCCATCGTCGTAGTGGCCCTGGTGATGGTGCTCGCACCCCTCAACCTTGTGGCTGCATATGTCACCGGCGTAACGCTGCTGGCGCTTGTCAGCATCTACACCGCGGCAGTTCCGCGGACTGTCAGCTCGGCGCCGCTCAAAGGTTCGGCGGGAGGCCGCCTGCGGTTCCCTCGCGGCGCCACGTGGGTGACACTCAAGGCCGGGACTGCGATGCCCGAGCTCTTCCTGGCAGGCTTCACCGGCACGAAGCCCAACGTCCGTGTAATCGGGAACGACGTAGATCTCGAATCCCGCGGCTTCGGTCCAGTCACATGGCGGCTCCGGTCCGCACATATCGCGCTCAACCCGTCGATCGCGTGGCAATTCGAGGTTCAAGGCGGCACCTTCAGGCTGGACGCCGATCTCAGGGCCCTCCAGCTGACCATGGTTACGTTGGAGGGCGGCGCCATCAAGGTTGATCTGGCCCTGCCGCGCCCGTCGGGTACAGTGCCAATCCGAATCCGAGGCGGCGCGAGCGAAGTCTCGGTGCGACGTCCAAGCGGTGTCGCCGTCCGGGTCATCGCGCACGGCGGGTTTCGAAACGTGCAGGTGGACGGGAAGAGCATCGAGGCGACTGATGAGAAACTGATCCAGCCGCCCGACTACGTTGGGGCGGTAGACCGCTATGACCTCGAACTCGCCGACGGCACCAATCGTTTTGTGCTTGCCGCCGAACCGAGTTGA
- a CDS encoding PASTA domain-containing protein, producing MIECAKCGHRNADGTEFCQNCGTFLGYEGKKLESLPGSVLVTVSPTIVTVAPGSQAAAEVRVRNKSNIVDQYQIQVTGEPAAWTVAEPSTLSLFPDKEGVAIVRFRPPRSTDVSAGRKPFAIKVQSKASPEISGRQEGVIDVAAIQEAGLSITPHTARGGESASYRLLLQNKGNAPLQVTLDASDPDELLTFEFDRPALTLGRGEAVNVQLVVGPRATFYDGPPQPHGFKVQLSSDGVAPVSADATLLQEAIPRPVRKKFPLVPVLVGVLALGLLTGMVIERDPLMKLVGIKSSDTVTPNTGGSLKFSPTVSPSVTVGAPPIVVVTGQIPNVTCTSAIAAQQAIEQAGFKFVGSFVPNTSYPNGTVFKTSPPAGVAPLGSEVTALVATGPAPSGRRVINPCLLILQTINPGILQLQISPTPTP from the coding sequence GTGATCGAGTGCGCGAAATGCGGGCACCGCAACGCGGACGGAACCGAGTTCTGCCAGAACTGCGGCACCTTCCTGGGATACGAGGGCAAGAAGCTGGAGTCCCTGCCGGGCAGCGTCCTGGTCACGGTCTCGCCGACCATCGTCACGGTCGCTCCGGGATCCCAGGCGGCGGCCGAGGTCCGGGTCCGCAACAAGAGCAACATCGTCGACCAGTACCAGATCCAGGTGACGGGCGAGCCGGCCGCCTGGACGGTTGCCGAGCCGAGCACGCTCTCGCTGTTTCCTGACAAAGAGGGAGTCGCCATCGTGCGGTTCCGGCCACCCCGATCCACGGACGTCTCCGCCGGACGCAAGCCGTTCGCCATCAAGGTGCAGTCGAAGGCGTCGCCGGAGATCTCGGGCCGGCAGGAAGGTGTGATCGATGTTGCGGCCATCCAGGAAGCGGGGCTCTCGATCACGCCGCACACCGCCCGCGGTGGCGAGTCGGCGAGCTATCGCCTTCTGCTTCAGAACAAGGGGAACGCGCCGCTCCAGGTGACGCTCGACGCCTCAGATCCGGACGAGTTGCTCACCTTCGAGTTCGACCGCCCGGCACTGACACTTGGCAGGGGAGAGGCGGTCAACGTCCAGCTCGTGGTCGGGCCGCGCGCAACCTTCTATGACGGACCCCCGCAGCCGCACGGCTTCAAGGTCCAGCTGAGTTCCGACGGTGTGGCGCCGGTATCCGCCGACGCCACCCTGCTGCAGGAGGCGATACCGCGGCCGGTTCGGAAGAAGTTCCCGCTGGTCCCCGTGCTGGTCGGCGTACTGGCGCTCGGCCTTCTCACCGGCATGGTCATTGAGCGGGATCCGTTGATGAAGCTCGTCGGGATCAAGAGCTCCGACACGGTTACGCCGAACACGGGAGGGAGCCTGAAGTTCTCGCCAACCGTCAGCCCGAGCGTGACGGTCGGTGCCCCGCCCATCGTGGTCGTGACAGGGCAAATCCCGAACGTCACCTGCACGAGCGCGATCGCCGCCCAGCAGGCGATCGAGCAAGCTGGGTTCAAGTTCGTGGGGAGCTTCGTGCCTAATACGAGCTACCCGAACGGCACGGTATTCAAGACATCGCCCCCGGCCGGGGTGGCGCCGCTAGGATCCGAGGTAACGGCGTTGGTGGCCACGGGTCCAGCCCCGAGTGGCCGCAGGGTTATCAATCCCTGCTTGCTCATCCTCCAGACGATCAACCCGGGCATCTTGCAGCTTCAGATCAGCCCGACCCCGACGCCCTAG